Proteins encoded in a region of the Raphanus sativus cultivar WK10039 chromosome 8, ASM80110v3, whole genome shotgun sequence genome:
- the LOC108819252 gene encoding purple acid phosphatase 3, whose amino-acid sequence MASLKYKPMNFIFHVFYLIFIFSAHSSTAELKRLLQPAKPDGIVRFLVIGDWGRGGSYNQSNVALQMGETGEKLNIDFVISTGDNFYDNGLLGLDDSAFQDSFTNIYNASSLQKPWYTVLGNHDYRGDVEAQLSPMLRALDKRWVCMRSFVVNAEIVEFLFVDTTPFVDKYFVQPNKHVYDWRGVLPRQRYLNNLLKEVDVALKESTAKWKIVIGHHPIKSAGHHRNTIELEKQLLPILHANEVDLYVNGHDHCLEHISSVESKIQFMTSGGGSKAWKGDVNHLDPEELKFYYDGQGFMSVDISEAELRVVFYDVSGNVLHHWKTYKEALYFAS is encoded by the exons ATGGCTTCTTTAAAATACAAACCTATGAACTTCATATTTcatgttttttatttgatttttattttctccgCCCATAGTTCCACGGCGGAGCTCAAGAGGCTACTGCAGCCAGCGAAACCCGATGGTATAGTAAGATTTCTCGTCATCGGAGACTGGGGAAGGGGAGGCTCCTATAATCAGTCCAACGTAGCTCTTCAG ATGGGAGAAACTGGAGAAAAgttaaatatagattttgtaaTCTCAACCGGAGATAATTTTTATGACAATGGGTTACTTGGCTTGGACGATTCTGCATTTCAAGATTCTTTCACCAACATTTATAACGCGTCGAGCTTGCAAAAGCCTTGGTATACTG TTTTAGGAAACCATGACTATAGAGGTGATGTAGAGGCACAACTTAGCCCTATGCTAAGGGCTTTGGACAAAAGATGGGTCTGCATGAGATCTTTCGTTGTTAATGCCG AGATCGTGGAGTTTTTGTTCGTCGACACAACTCCATTCGTTGATAAATACTTTGTCCAACCAAATAAGCATGTCTATGACTGGAGAGGCGTATTACCCAGACAGAGATATCTGAACAATCTCTTAAAG GAAGTGGATGTGGCATTGAAAGAGTCAACTGCAAAGTGGAAAATAGTGATTGGTCACCACCCGATCAAAAGCGCAGGCCACCACAGGAACACCATTGAATTGGAGAAGCAGCTTTTGCCTATTCTTCAC GCGAATGAAGTGGATCTCTACGTAAACGGACATGATCATTGCTTAGAACACATAAGCAGTGTGGAGAG TAAAATACAGTTTATGACGAGTGGAGGTGGATCAAAGGCTTGGAAAGGTGACGTGAACCACTTGGATCCAGAAGAGCTGAAGTTTTACTACGACGGACAAGGATTCATGTCGGTTGACATTTCGGAGGCCGAACTTCGTGTCGTGTTTTATGATGTTTCTGGAAACGTTTTGCATCATTGGAAGACTTACAAGGAGGCGCTTTATTTCGCATCCTAA
- the LOC108823024 gene encoding protein OBERON 3-like, producing MIGEKDLAIDGECSRTKASKPLFSHLNNNSNRADKISVRSSNLDGFPCKSSARSGNELTLSYLCENREDLSERIADRKGKEVVITFSENPSHRHEDDDDEKRIERDFFNNLREPKRKSPHGDDDVKEEEKNTLNLSLALPDVSLSLTASNAVKRPRVTTNCERTASFSNDFTASYSHSHPFSHNMSCSMTRNSTDFETSDHIWCAGEGTNGSVHSRFRPVGDGGGVLAVNPFTGKPSNSSEYSFFPSELPAVAAKGLLLPNPEEDDAVSRSERVLDDIVSKSISSVALIIQGMAEETLEAAKEYLRNLIDDDDSPGRKEKLANLQSQIDKRSDLCKETLSKCVKDQLDILVAVRTGLKYFLSGKIRIPMNELVEIFLFLRCRNVNCKSLLPVDDCECNICSKNKGFCSSCMCPVCLRFDSASNTCSWVGCDVCSHWCHAACGIREGLIRPGHSVKGPRGRTEMLFHCVGCAHKSEMFGFVKDVFVCCAKNWGHETLVKELDCVGKVFRGSDDGSKGKALHHKANEMVKKLESKQISPQDASNFIIQFFNYAETVTEFPEPKEQTVVAESSYRKDEASVTPSTTSEDQMKKKSFALADAMMNSFDSLESMVSIKEAETRMFQKKADEARTEAESFKRMIEMKTDKMEEEYSEKIARLCLKETEERRRNKLKELKKLENSHCDYRNMKLRMESEIAGLLKRMESTRQQLV from the exons ATGATAGGAGAGAAAGATCTCGCCATCGACGGAGAATGCTCTCGAACCAAAGCATCGAAGCCTCTGTTCTCTCATCTCAACAACAACAGCAATCGAGCTGACAAAATCAGCGTCCGGTCCAGCAACCTCGATGGGTTCCCTTGTAAATCCTCAGCCAGATCAGGAAACGAGCTCACTCTCAGCTACCTCTGCGAGAACCGAGAGGATCTTTCCGAGAGAATCGCCGATCGAAAGGGGAAAGAAGTGGTAATAACCTTCTCGGAGAATCCAAGCCACCGCCAcgaagacgacgacgacgagAAGCGGATTGAGAGAGACTTCTTCAACAACCTCAGAGAACCCAAACGAAAGTCTCCTCACGGAGATGACGACgtcaaagaagaagagaagaacacTTTAAACCTCTCTCTAGCTCTCCCCGACGTCTCTCTATCTCTAACGGCGTCAAACGCCGTCAAAAGACCGAGAGTGACGACAAACTGCGAGCGAACGGCGTCGTTTTCGAACGATTTCACGGCGTCGTACTCCCACTCCCACCCTTTCTCCCACAACATGAGCTGCTCCATGACTAGAAACTCCACAGATTTCGAGACCTCCGATCATATCTGGTGCGCCGGAGAAGGAACCAACGGATCCGTCCACAGCCGGTTCAGACCCGTCGGCGACGGCGGCGGCGTCCTCGCCGTCAATCCCTTCACCGGCAAACCCTCCAACTCCTCCGAGTACTCCTTCTTCCCTTCCGAGCTACCAGCCGTCGCCGCCAAGGGATTATTACTACCCAATCCGGAAGAAGACGATGCGGTTAGTAGATCGGAGAGGGTCCTCGACGACATCGTTTCGAAGTCTATATCTTCCGTGGCGTTGATTATTCAAGGGATGGCTGAAGAGACTCTCGAAGCAGCTAAAGAGTACTTAAGGAACTTGATCGATGATGATGATTCGCCGGGGCGTAAGGAGAAGCTGGCGAATCTTCAGAGCCAGATCGACAAAAGATCCGATCTTTGCAAAGAGACGCTGTCCAAATGCGTCAAGGACCAGCTGGACATTCTCGTAGCCGTGAGGACGGGGCTCAAGTACTTTTTGTCTGGTAAAATCCGGATCCCTATGAACGAGTTGGTGGAGATCTTTCTCTTCTTGAGATGTAGGAACGTGAACTGCAAGAGTCTGTTACCTGTCGATGACTGTGAGTGCAACATCTGTTCGAAGAACAAGGGGTTTTGCAGCTCTTGTATGTGTCCGGTCTGCTTGAGGTTTGATTCCGCTAGTAATACTTGTAGTTGGGTTGGGTGTGATGTGTGCTCGCATTGGTGTCACGCTGCGTGTGGGATTCGGGAGGGTCTGATCAGGCCGGGACATAGCGTGAAAGGTCCTCGAGGTAGGACCGAGATGCTGTTCCATTGCGTTGGATGTGCTCATAAATCGGAGATGTTTGGGTTCGTCAAGGATGTGTTTGTGTGTTGCGCCAAGAACTGGGGACATGAGACTCTGGTCAAGGAGCTTGACTGCGTTGGAAAGGTGTTCCGTGGAAGCGATGATGGTAGTAAAGGCAAAGCGTTGCATCACAAAGCTAATGAAATGGTGAAGAAGCTGGAGAGTAAACAGATCTCTCCGCAAGATGCCTCTAACTTCATCATTCAGTTTTTCAACT ATGCAGAGACGGTAACAGAGTTTCCTGAACCGAAAGAGCAAACAGTTGTAGCAGAATCGAGCTACAGAAAAGACGAGGCATCTGTGACGCCTTCAACAACATCCGAGGatcagatgaagaagaagagctttGCGTTAGCAGATGCGATGATGAACAGTTTCGATAGTTTGGAGAGCATGGTGAGCATCAAGGAAGCCGAGACGAGAATGTTCCAGAAGAAAGCGGACGAGGCGAGAACAGAGGCAGAGAGTTTCAAGAGGATGATAGAAATGAAGACTGATAAGATGGAGGAGGAGTACTCGGAGAAGATAGCGCGGCTGTGTCTGAAGGAGACggaagagaggaggaggaaTAAGCTGAAGGAGTTGAAGAAGCTTGAGAACTCGCATTGCGATTACAGGAACATGAAGCTGAGGATGGAGTCTGAGATCGCAGGGTTATTGAAGAGAATGGAAAGTACAAGACAACAATTGGTATGA